The Leucoraja erinacea ecotype New England unplaced genomic scaffold, Leri_hhj_1 Leri_750S, whole genome shotgun sequence genome includes a window with the following:
- the LOC129694679 gene encoding SUN domain-containing protein 2-like isoform X3: MDSSMRAMEISVKSITDKETVLLPLVHKLLFGSSQDSTGEPLTAQLVHRQELEALLIGLEKKIRSDASLHRGPAMEAHSASVRAGIIKEVECIVEQALKLYSADRVGLVDYALESAAKLVGRPRTANTAYVCAGIGWSSLVHAR; the protein is encoded by the exons ATGGACTCCAGCATGCGAGCAATGGAAATCAGTGTGAAAAGTATAACTGAT AAGGAGACGGTGTTGCTCCCACTTGTCCACAAGCTGCTCTTCGGTTCATCACAAGACAGCACAGGGGAACCACTGACAGCACAGCTGGTGCATCGCCAGGAACTCGAGGCCCTCCTCATTGGCTTGGAGAAGAAGATCCGCTCAGATGCTTCACTTCATCGTGGTCCTGCAATGGAGGCACACTCGGCATCTGTCAGAGCAGGGATTATCAAG GAAGTGGAATGCATTGTGGAGCAAGCCCTGAAACTGTACAGCGCTGACAGGGTTGGATTGGTGGATTATGCACTGGAATCTGCTG CAAAGCTGGTTGGGAGACCCCGGACTGCGAATACGGCATATGTGTGCGCCGGCATTGGATGGTCGTCGTTGGTTCATGCTCGTTGA
- the LOC129694676 gene encoding uncharacterized protein LOC129694676, which translates to MTEESGNLPYSPHNLIRFDDTTMLSDPHDLKDEDTNVSKSEVYSRNLVSLSPTLRPYLSKGNLMESNETMVFYDTSNMRAENELSDKSVIETKTSTNSKISLSETDLLLCKGSVLSHDNLSVPKPSFGLGNEFQTPTVPSVGRGDLIKLNETMTLANVTFEALKHETSFGNYLSASILSDSKMSLNVQDDVQLNGTMTVFDHNATFEKSKHEDFLGHDGKATASMSCKLALSTITELQVAEIVAGNDCKDATFDTSKQDYNLGNEPNNAICLLPPSIGNKVELNSTISLEHKNATFDTSKHESNLSNDCSKTTPLLSPSPGEKVQLNETMIVHQKKVTLDVWQLESCVGGNVSDITASSHCRLTSQVVQLNGSMTATNSEVERFESSKDGSGLEVKLTGKTTNLSSCTPPLSSRELDGLVPLSKCEGSTLISAAELRGIQSNSDSSTSNNTNTAGNLGKDDAACPVKCEGNQDNAGNINSSRGPPDLVKNPHLGNSMHNEELDAVNSEWAPGCMSTPNIAVKYSFIENPPFDSSFQTSSSTLQNDTHVAVGDCSDKKAPKGDSSSGSNENKPKSSSSKSSKAINAPLLDNQLRESKAVTAGSSKPVSNLPITRRKNGNPGATSVEYKYSGEKKSIPLSTRTSRPSCSSMGRGGRPPIQPPNLSKKSLPKPRLVPGRPSSVVGTGQSSPSNQLPSCQTTVNTKIPVKTEHKVISKIPGFKNKSHHATSEEPTQDQKSEFELAQLSVRAVNVEEGKLKCLG; encoded by the exons ATGACAGAAGAATCAGGAAATCTGCCCTATTCTCCACATAATTTGATTCGGTTTGATGACACCACCATGCTGAGCGACCCTCATGATCTCAAGGATGAAGATACAAATGTGTCAAAGTCAGAAGTTTATTCCAGAAATCTTGTGAGCTTGTCGCCCACCCTCAGACCTTACTTAAGTAAGGGAAATTTAATGGAATCAAATGAAACCATGGTTTTCTACGATACATCAAATATGCGGGCAGAGAATGAATTATCTGATAAAAGTGTCATCGAAACAAAGACTTCAACAAACTCCAAAATCTCTCTCTCTGAGACAGACTTGCTCTTGTGTAAAGGATCCGTGCTAAGCCATGACAATTTAAGTGTGCCAAAACCGAGTTTTGGTCTGGGAAATGAATTCCAGACTCCAACTGTGCCCAGTGTTGGTCGCGGAGACTTGATCAAGTTGAATGAAACCATGACGCTGGCAAATGTAACATTTGAGGCATTAAAACATGAAACCAGCTTTGGAAATTATCTCTCGGCTTCCATCTTGTCGGATTCCAAGATGTCCCTGAATGTCCAAGATGACGTGCAATTAAATGGAACTATGACGGTATTTGATCATAATGCAACATTTGAAAAGTCAAAGCATGAAGACTTTCTTGGTCATGATGGCAAAGCGACTGCCTCGATGAGTTGCAAGTTGGCTCTATCCACAATCACAGAGCTTCAAGTGGCTGAAATCGTGGCAGGGAATGACTGTAAAGATGCTACCTTTGATACATCAAAGCAAGACTATAATTTGGGAAATGAACCCAACAATGCCATTTGCTTGTTGCCTCCATCTATTGGAAATAAAGTGGAATTAAATAGTACCATAAGTCTGGAACATAAAAATGCAACGTTTGATACTTCAAAGCATGAGAGTAATTTGAGTAATGACTGCAGCAAGACCACTCCCTTGTTGTCTCCATCACCAGGTGAAAAAGTGCAATTAAATGAAACCATGATTGTGCACCAAAAAAAAGTGACGCTTGATGTATGGCAGCTTGAGAGCTGCGTTGGAGGTAATGTCAGTGACATCACTGCCTCGTCACACTGCAGGCTTACAAGTCAAGTGGTGCAGTTAAATGGAAGCATGACTGCGACCAATTCTGAGGTTGAGAGATTTGAGTCATCAAAAGATGGCAGCGGCTTGGAAGTGAAACTAACGGGCAAAACTACCAACTTGTCCAGTTGCACGCcgccgctatcttcaagagagtTGGATGGTCTCGTACCACTGAGCAAATGTGAGGGTAGCACTTTAATTTCTGCAGCAGAGCTGCGGGGAATCCAGTCTAACAGTGACAGTAGTACCTCAAACAATACAAATACTGCGGGGAATTTGGGAAAAGATGATGCAGCGTGTCCTGTAAAATGTGAAGGCAACCAGGACAATGCTGGGAACATCAACAGTTCCAGAGGACCTCCAGACCTGGTCAAAAATCCACATTTGGGAAATTCCATGCACAATGAGGAACTTGATGCAGTGAATTCAGAATGGGCTCCAGGCTGCATGTCGACCCCAAATATTGCAGTGAAGTATAGTTTTATTGAAAATCCTCCATTTGACTCCTCCTTCCAGACCTCGTCCTCCACCCTTCAGAATGACACCCATGTTGCAGTTGGTGATTGTTCAGATAAAAAAGCTCCCAAGGGTGACTCGAGTTCAGGATCTAACGAGAACAAACCTAAGTCTTCCAGTAGCAAAAGTAGCAAAGCCATAAATGCACCACTACTTGATAATCAGTTGCGAGAATCCAAAGCAGTAACTGCAGGTTCCTCCAAACCTGTTTCCAACCTTCCTATAACCAGAAGGAAAAATGGCAACCCAGGAGCGACGTCTGTGGAATATAAATATAGTGGTGAAAAGAAGTCGATACCTTTATCTACTAGAACCTCTAGACCAAGTTGTTCTTCGATGGGTAGAGGAGGAAGGCCTCCGATACAACCACCTAACCTTTCGAAGAAGTCCCTTCCAAAGCCTCGTCTAGTCCCAGGAAGGCCAAGTAGTGTTGTTGGGACAGGGCAAAGTTCACCCAGTAACCAACTTCCATCATGCCAGACTACAGTCAACACCAAA ATACCTGTGAAAACAGAGCATAAAGTTATCAGCAAGATACCTGGATTTAAGAACAAATCTCACCATGCAACTTCAGAGGAACCTACCCAGGACCAAAAATCTGAATTTGAACTTGCTCAACTCTCGGTTCGTGCTGTAAATGTAGAGGAGGGTAAACTAAAGTGCTTGGGCTAA
- the LOC129694679 gene encoding SUN domain-containing protein 2-like isoform X4: MDSSMRAMEISVKSITDKETVLLPLVHKLLFGSSQDSTGEPLTAQLVHRQELEALLIGLEKKIRSDASLHRGPAMEAHSASVRAGIIKEVECIVEQALKLYSADRVGLVDYALESAD; the protein is encoded by the exons ATGGACTCCAGCATGCGAGCAATGGAAATCAGTGTGAAAAGTATAACTGAT AAGGAGACGGTGTTGCTCCCACTTGTCCACAAGCTGCTCTTCGGTTCATCACAAGACAGCACAGGGGAACCACTGACAGCACAGCTGGTGCATCGCCAGGAACTCGAGGCCCTCCTCATTGGCTTGGAGAAGAAGATCCGCTCAGATGCTTCACTTCATCGTGGTCCTGCAATGGAGGCACACTCGGCATCTGTCAGAGCAGGGATTATCAAG GAAGTGGAATGCATTGTGGAGCAAGCCCTGAAACTGTACAGCGCTGACAGGGTTGGATTGGTGGATTATGCACTGGAATCTGCTG ATTGA
- the LOC129694679 gene encoding uncharacterized protein LOC129694679 isoform X2 has translation MHWNLLIDFNEILAIYRTPCCTKFSSRNLKNAAPTAAKEIHEIRAKCRVPMQSRKKLLLNSLGKPPTGLRKTTIEANDLKSFRNQLPRSSVSTIRGRRNNMGSFNQNELRKMGGKMDTTFTKAACSKENLLNATFCLPCSGDSDARRKSVDEVMQRHDLPSIDAASNTLQPESALSAHLPDIPIEPHNLSGLLPSFVKQECLRIAAQMSNESNYARNACLMDNSRIDQEPVIDFAELSCSDISSKIPTNSLYR, from the exons ATGCACTGGAATCTGCTG ATTGACTTCAATGAGATCCTCGCTATCTACAGAACGCCATGCTGCACCAAGTTTtcatccaggaatttgaagaatGCAGCACCGACCGCAGCTAAAGAGATTCACGAGATAAGAGCGAAATGTAGAGTTCCAATGCAGAGCAGAAAAAAACTACTACTTAACAGTCTGGGAAAGCCACCCACTGGTTTGAGGAAAACCACCATTGAAGCCAACGACCTGAAATCGTTTAGGAACCAATTGCCAAGATCAAGTGTTTCAACTATTAGAGGTAGGCGAAACAACATGGGCTCCTTCAATCAGAATGAGCTCAGAAAGATGGGTGGGAAGATGGACACTACATTTACAAAAGCTGCATGCTCAAAAGAAAACCTGCTCAATGCAACATTTTGTCTCCCATGTTCTGGTGACAGCGATGCCAGGCGCAAGAGCGTGGATGAGGTCATGCAGCGGCATGATCTGCCCAGCATTGATGCTGCCAGCAATACCCTTCAGCCCGAGTCAGCACTTTCAGCACACTTACCAGATATCCCTATCGAGCCGCATAATCTGTCGGGTTTATTACCCAGCTTCGTCAAACAAGAGTGTTTGCGTATAGCTGCTCAAATGAGCAATGAAAGCAATTATGCACGAAATGCATGCCTCATGGACAATTCTAGAATAGATCAAGAGCCTGTGATTGATTTTGCGGAACTCTCGTGTTCAGACATCTCTAGTAAAATCCCCACAAATTCGCTATACCGCTGA
- the LOC129694679 gene encoding uncharacterized protein LOC129694679 isoform X1, which produces MDTECWSNSVGQIDFNEILAIYRTPCCTKFSSRNLKNAAPTAAKEIHEIRAKCRVPMQSRKKLLLNSLGKPPTGLRKTTIEANDLKSFRNQLPRSSVSTIRGRRNNMGSFNQNELRKMGGKMDTTFTKAACSKENLLNATFCLPCSGDSDARRKSVDEVMQRHDLPSIDAASNTLQPESALSAHLPDIPIEPHNLSGLLPSFVKQECLRIAAQMSNESNYARNACLMDNSRIDQEPVIDFAELSCSDISSKIPTNSLYR; this is translated from the exons atggacacagaatgctggagtaactcagtgggacag ATTGACTTCAATGAGATCCTCGCTATCTACAGAACGCCATGCTGCACCAAGTTTtcatccaggaatttgaagaatGCAGCACCGACCGCAGCTAAAGAGATTCACGAGATAAGAGCGAAATGTAGAGTTCCAATGCAGAGCAGAAAAAAACTACTACTTAACAGTCTGGGAAAGCCACCCACTGGTTTGAGGAAAACCACCATTGAAGCCAACGACCTGAAATCGTTTAGGAACCAATTGCCAAGATCAAGTGTTTCAACTATTAGAGGTAGGCGAAACAACATGGGCTCCTTCAATCAGAATGAGCTCAGAAAGATGGGTGGGAAGATGGACACTACATTTACAAAAGCTGCATGCTCAAAAGAAAACCTGCTCAATGCAACATTTTGTCTCCCATGTTCTGGTGACAGCGATGCCAGGCGCAAGAGCGTGGATGAGGTCATGCAGCGGCATGATCTGCCCAGCATTGATGCTGCCAGCAATACCCTTCAGCCCGAGTCAGCACTTTCAGCACACTTACCAGATATCCCTATCGAGCCGCATAATCTGTCGGGTTTATTACCCAGCTTCGTCAAACAAGAGTGTTTGCGTATAGCTGCTCAAATGAGCAATGAAAGCAATTATGCACGAAATGCATGCCTCATGGACAATTCTAGAATAGATCAAGAGCCTGTGATTGATTTTGCGGAACTCTCGTGTTCAGACATCTCTAGTAAAATCCCCACAAATTCGCTATACCGCTGA